The following is a genomic window from Falco naumanni isolate bFalNau1 chromosome 10, bFalNau1.pat, whole genome shotgun sequence.
CACATACAAAAGCTCCCTGCAGTGCTTTTTCTGTACCACCATGCTGTAGGTTGTGGTACATGACAACTCTGCCTGCACAGGGGATCCCCAAGTGTctggcagcaaagctgcttAACCAGGTATTTAAGCTGGTTAAAGGGTCAGCCACCTAAAGAgtgcaggaggaagggaagagcttTTGTCACTGTTTATCTATGGCTGTTGACCATGAATTTAGGATGGTTTGTCACTATTGTGAGCTAGAGCACATCCAGTCTGGGGTACTGACCAGGAGGACCTCAGGGGCCATATTCAGCTCCTTGCCACTACCCACACCAGTGATGCTGTGCAGAGGAGAGTTCAGATCCAGGAAAACATGGGACTTGATGGGTTTAAACTGTGAGGAAACAATATCAAAccttaatattaatattttatactACTGATAAACTACGTCAATTTCTGATGGTTCTTATGGCCTTTCTGATTCGTCTACAGTTGAACATCTGGTACCTAGTTTTGTAGGTGGAAATATACACAGAATAATCCTACAATAAATTTATGATCCATGTCTGGAACAGATGAAGGGGATATGCAAACACACAGCCCTTGGAGGGTGGAACAAAAGGATACCAGGGCTCTTTTGCAGTCATCTGCATAACTCATTCTTGCCCTGGATACATCAAGTGATAGTGTCATTCTCCACCAGATCAAACCATGCCatactttcagatttttcttccagtctttccagtttctctctGTGGCAGTAGAGTTAGAGGCAAGCAAAGTACATGGACATGTTTTGCATACCACTGGCATTCTGCTGCACTGAAAAGTCCCTTTCGCTTATATTTATtacacaaaaacattaaaaacaatttctaaTAGCATTATAATTATGCAGAGTTGGACAACTAGACACAATGTAGAACTGTGTCAATAATTTATTACATCTTATGCCATAACTGAACACTTTTACTATGAGCATTTGAGAACAACTTGGACCTTATACAGAGTAATATATCTTGCTACATAATAATGGAAAGGTGGATACTTAAGAAAGATATGTAGCTTGGAGGAAAACATACATGGAAGCAAATACCTCCTGTATCACCTATCTCCACATAAAACTTAAAACTAAATCAACATATTATATTTAATGACTccttttttatatatgcatagTTTCAAGAGCtaatcagaaagaaatcatATCAGTGTAACTATTTACACCAAAATGGGAACACAGCAGAACGCAATGTTCTCTTCCAGACATCAGGATTCTTTCCTTACATTTCTTAATGGTCAAAGCACAGGGGACTCAGACATAAATTCAGTCTTAAGAACATTGTTCGAAGGATCAAACAGGTCATATCCACAGCTCACCGATAGCACCTTTACCCACTGCCGTGAGGCTAGAAAAAGACGATCTAGAGGTGTGGAGGTATAATCTTGTCTATCATGGACCTCAGTTACAGGCAGTCTCATGTCGCCAGCACAAGGCCTTATATCAGGCTGCATGACAGCACCCAAATGCTATACTGAGATATGACCATGGTGGAGATACCTATAGGAGCTCTGGATTTATTGCTACATCCTTGTAAACACACTTACCCTAGAGGTAAGAAATATAGTTAACCTTGTTTGAGGACAGGTTATGTTCAGTATGTCATATTGCCTTTCATAACATATTCACGTGAGCAACTGTTCTGCTACCTACAACCACATGACTCCACCACCATGTCCTCATACTGCTTGTAGACCACGTTGTTTGCAGAGTCAATGAAAAGAATGCTAATAGGACTCAGCCTGGTTGGGACACAGCAAGTTGGGGGTGTCGATTCTGGGTCCATTGAGTTCATTAATGTTTGGATAACTGCATGATTGGTGGGCTCCAGATGGGATCGTAGGGGGAATTCACAAAGCCCTTCGCAGTGATATGCTTCATACTCTAGAGGGGCTATTATCCAGTCATCCCAGCCCATATCCTTAAAATTCACATGGAGGGCTTTTCTGCTACACCTCGCCTTCAGATTCTTAGTGGGCCTCTTCCCTTGCCGTGTTGCTAGAGGAGCTCTTCTCTTCCGCCTCTGATTGAATAAGTACTCATAAACAGTTTTGTCATCTTGGCCAGACCTAGCTTTGATTTCATTGAAGAAtaagtctcttttttttgtcctccCAAATACCAAGAAGAGAGCCTTTTCATTGACCTGTCTTCCTGTTCTATTAAATCCCACACTCCTGAGATCAACAGCTCTCCCCCTGTCAAAAGTTTCCAGTTCAAAACACAAGTTAACCAAGTTTTTAAAGTTCCTGAAAAGTTTCCAGATGTCAAACACTTCCCACTTTGGTGTATCTGTGATACTGACAGTACGAGAGTCCAGGAGTGTTGCTGCTTGTCTGTTTGTAGAGCAACTAAATAATTTCACTTGGGAAGTTTTTCCAGAAGAATGAGACTTCCACGTATCAGAAGGTTTTTTCCTCAATATTCGaagctctgctcccagcaaaCCATCTTTTTCTAATGCACTGAtgtcaaaaatatatttctgttttcttatagTTGCCGCTCTCTCATctaaaaaaagcacacacatttttaaatgtatatcaAGCACAGATTAGTATCAGTTATTCAGTTCTTAATGGTTTTCCTGAAGTTTTCTCATAAGCCTAGAAGATTCCTTAATTAACTCACCAAACAGAAAGAGCAATTTTTGTCAAAGGGATCAGCTCTGTGCAGGGACCCAGAAAAACTCAGTGACTCAACAGGGAAAAGAGTTTCTGAGTTTGCCTTGTAGAAATCTCATTTCTTTGGCTGGCGGGCATTTTCTAACTTCAAAGTCGCAATTAACCAATtgaaaaatagttctttttcAGTGCTGAGCACTCACAGGGCCTATTCACCACTTATATTGTAGTTAAATTATTGAAACAGAGCTTCAGTGGTGCCCAGGCCTCATGCTGGTTCCAAACATGAGCAAATTTACCCTTAGACAATACAATAGTGAATTAGTCCTTTAAAACCAACATCCCCCAGGAACTGCCAGACACAAGGATAATTGCCTTATTAACTTAACTCCACATGATTCACAACTTTTTCAAATTGGGCAGAAAAACATACCTCCCTTTAACCTGACGTTACATTTGCTTGGTTAAGCTCATGAGCAGCACTAACAAGGAATATGGCTGAGCCAACATTTTAGTGACATCACATTAACAATGCCTGCCAGTGGTAAGCTGAGAACCTGAATGCAGCACTTGTGAGCAGCATATCATCTCTTCCCAGAAGCCAAGCTATTCAGAATTAAATGGCAAACAAATCCAGTCCTGGCTGAGTCTTCCATCACCATTACTTTATCAGCTGTCACACATGTTGCTTCCTTAAGTGCATGACAAAACTGTTAGTAACGTCACTGGCAGCAACATGGGGCTCTCCAACCGGAGTGGTAAGGTGAACATCATTCTTTGGAAGCCTGGTTACTTCTTGTATGAAAGCAGACTCTACTCcaaattttcaaaaaactttGGAACCAGGATGTTGAGCTGCAAGTTCTGGAGTCCCAGAAGTTACTGCTCTTGTTAGTCTGTGCTTGGCTGTGGGCTTCTGTGTGGACAGAAGGTTGGAAGTACCCGAAAGCATGAGCTTTGAGCTAGTACAGGTACACCCACCCTATGGTATGATGGCTCCTGGGTCCACAGTGTAGTTCCTCATGATTCTACCCTGAACAAACCAGGCTGACCCTTTGATACTGaaacttgtggtttttttcatggaatAGCCCTGTTCTTAGCATATCATGTGTTTTTTAGATACACTGTACAATAAAAGCTAATGTTAGCAGTTTCCAGGAGCtagttacagaaagaaaataagacatttaaaaggtttttaaatacCTAAGCATGCAAAGACTGATAGATTTTCAACAATATGCatctaaaatatttcctaaatgttttgtttggctgCCACACAACCATCTTGTTCTGCCTGTAAATGAATTTTCCAAGATAAGGCAGGAGGACAAAATCTGCAGCAGTGTCATAtgatttaatttacattaaaaagagCTATTTGACTTTAAcaaagtattattattttctcataCTCTCTACATGTATAAAGACACTCAGACATCTCTCTCtgtccacacacacacacacacacacgcgaGCTGCTTTCTTACCTTGTCCTTTGTCTATAAAGCTGGTTATTGTATTGGCAAGCCCAGCCTCCAGTTTTACACTTCCATtaacaccttttctttctgcatctgaGAGAGTCCTGTACAAAGAGAGCATGTATTCATGTGGCGTTATAGGGGGATGTCTGAAAGTTTCCTTAGTTTCCCTCGGGGTTACAGGCTCTTTagtctttttggttttgaaagaatCAGTGTCAGTACTGCTTGTGCcagtttttttcaaagccaCCTTGCTGCTAAGATTTTGAACCTTTGGAGTCACTGTCCTTACTCCAGAAGGTCTGCTGGGGAGATGTCCTACCTTGCCCTCTGTGGCTGCTGTTCTTGAGAGAACCTTCTTTGATTCATCGTTCTTGGGCAGCAGAGCTCCAGCCTGACCAGCACTGCTTTTAGTCCTAGCCTTTGAGGTCCCAGTACTATATCCATGGCTTGCAGTCCTCAGTGTACCTGCCCGTGCTGAGGgattcctctcttttccttctgcttttaaaaaacctaGTTTAGATCCTGGATTACTCTGGCCTGCTTCAGAATTACTCAGCGCTCCAGGAACTAGATCCAGAGACAGCCAAGTCAAATGCCAAAGCAGTAAAGTGAGAAAATGCAGGATTTTCATCCTCTGGTCTTCCTCTGAATGCcactaaagaaaaaatcagaaaaggttCCTCCAGtttggcagaagaaaacatgaaagaaattaaaaaccaaagtCAGAAAAATTGGTTTTTGTTTGAGATTAAAACATTGCAAATCTCGTTGTTCAGTACTTGTATCCAGTCCCATAGTGGAAATGCTCATGTACTCAGATACGATCTCCCCTGACTTCAGTTAGCAGCTGTAAAGAACTTGTTCTTGAAAAGAGAAAGTTTACCACCTCgttttcttctgtaaaactgACTGAAAACTTGAAGGAGTCCTGTTTAAAtccaagggtttttttttccaagaaggaAGAATGGCGTAATGCTGCCTCTGtgttaaaaggtttttttaaagttttgaatcctttccagtgaaaatatttcacacacaGAGACCTGCAGGTGCTCAGAAATCTTTTACAAACCTGAACTCAGGAATTGGAAACGGAATTCCAACAAACCTATTTAATTACTCTCTGATGTCATGCTGTCTAAACTAATTTAACTGCgatatatttctttaaaaaaatcttctttacCCTTTTCATTAGCATGAGTCATACTCTGCCTCATGTGAAACAGCTCCACAGGCTCAAAACTCCAGAAGATGCCTTTTCAAGTGGCAATACGACCTCTACCTTAGCCTTCGATGAACTTCATGTTTAAACGGGACAAACTGCAAGATCAACAACTGAGACCTGTCATACAGTCCACTGGACACATTAAAACAGCTAAGTGTAATTCGTTTAGCTCTTTTTCCAGAGAACTGTAACAGTGGCTTCACTTTGTCCTCCAGTGACTGAAAGGCTGAGCTGGTAACTCAGGCGCTTAACAAGGatgaagtttaatttttcacaaACACAACATGGCCGTGCCCACAGTCAGTGTATTTTGGCGTATTTATTgctatgctttaaaaaatccatGTAAGCCCAGTTGGAGAAGAAGCTTCTGGCGGTGGGGATGCCCTGCGGGGTGGGTGGCACAGCGCAGGGCAGCAGTGcaccctgcaggcagccagcctcCCCTGGCCAGAGCCACCTGGCGAGCTGGGGGCACCCTGAAACCCCTGTCTTTCCTCCAGAGACTGCTCAACGAcagcctttgttttaaaattagatgCAAAATTTTCAAGAGCCACCTACTGCACAGCCACAAGAAGGCTGGTAGTTAGAAACCCCTGTTACTTACATGTCAAGGCTATCCTGCAGCTTTCAGCCATAAAAAGAGAGTGCGGAGCAAACATTATCTTTCATAAGATGCAAAAAATGAACTGTTGTTCAAAATGAGCCTTTGGGAAATGAGGCACTGCGTTGGATTGAACAGGGATTAATGGGACCCTTCTCTCATCTTGCACTGACAATAAGCCCAGTCCTCCTCCCTCATTTCTgagggcaaaaagaaaaggaaaagatacaaAACTTTTTAGCTCAATTTGTGCGTGCTGTAGCATTTCCCACCCTGACTACCAAACTACTTTCATAAATAACCTGCAGCCCTTTCTGCATGAGGAGCTCTGAATGCTTTACCTTGTTCTGATGGAGGAACTGAAGGATAGAAGAATTTACTGATTTCACAGATGTCACAAATCAAGTAGATCCAAAAACCCACCCTCCTGATTCTGACCTAATGGCCCTTCCTCTGATGTCAGTTGTAGTTTCAATATTCCCTATCAAAATAAACCAGCTTTTTGCTGACTTACTTCTGATGAAACCACCCCCCAGCCGTCACTCCACGCTGTCTCCATGGCCCTCCCCACCATGCCATCCTTTTATCCTTCTCATATTGCCCACCTTcctgctgggcaggaggtggTGTG
Proteins encoded in this region:
- the GDF5 gene encoding growth/differentiation factor 5; its protein translation is MKILHFLTLLLWHLTWLSLDLVPGALSNSEAGQSNPGSKLGFLKAEGKERNPSARAGTLRTASHGYSTGTSKARTKSSAGQAGALLPKNDESKKVLSRTAATEGKVGHLPSRPSGVRTVTPKVQNLSSKVALKKTGTSSTDTDSFKTKKTKEPVTPRETKETFRHPPITPHEYMLSLYRTLSDAERKGVNGSVKLEAGLANTITSFIDKGQDERAATIRKQKYIFDISALEKDGLLGAELRILRKKPSDTWKSHSSGKTSQVKLFSCSTNRQAATLLDSRTVSITDTPKWEVFDIWKLFRNFKNLVNLCFELETFDRGRAVDLRSVGFNRTGRQVNEKALFLVFGRTKKRDLFFNEIKARSGQDDKTVYEYLFNQRRKRRAPLATRQGKRPTKNLKARCSRKALHVNFKDMGWDDWIIAPLEYEAYHCEGLCEFPLRSHLEPTNHAVIQTLMNSMDPESTPPTCCVPTRLSPISILFIDSANNVVYKQYEDMVVESCGCR